GCTTAGATTGTAATCTTTCTCCAACAAAAGGTTCTATTCTGCCTGAAGAATATCCAAAGGATACTTCGTATTTAGCCGATTCAGTTTGAATTGCGATCGATATATTTTCGCCTTCATCCGAGCCATCCCAAAGAAGACCGATGCCATGATCTCTTTCGGAGGATGCTAAATCAACTCCGCGAATGGCGCAGTCTCGCACAAACCATATTGTATCCAGAAAGGTTGATTTTCCGGCTCCATTAGGCCCGAATAAAACGTTTAGAGATTCGGTAGCAATATCTACATCCGCAAGCGAACGGAAATTCTTGATTTGCAAACGAGTTAATTGATTTGGCATAGCTACGCCTGTCATTCTTTTTCCTATTAAGCACTCACAACTGAATATACTTCCTGCACCACCTTCGCCAAACGCTGCATTCCAACTTCAATATCCTCGTCGGTAGCAGTCAGACTGATGCGGATACACTCATTTTTATGTTGCCAATCTTCACGCAAACCGGGGAAGAAAGAACTACCCGGTACAACAATTACACCCACCTTTTTCAACTGTTGATATAATTCCCAGTCGGTCATCGGTAAATTTTCTAACCACAACCACGCAAAAATTGCGCCTTCACCGCGATGGAGAAACCAGGGCAAATCTTTGGGCATTGCTTGCTCTAGTGTATTTTCTACTACATCGAATTTTTTCTGGTAGTAGGGGCGAATGACTGTTTCGGAGATGTTGGCTAGCATTCCAGAGGCGATCGCACGGGTGGCGATCGCTTGCCCGTACCGAGATGAATGGATACACATATTAGTTTGGAACGACTCAACCACCTGGATGGCGCTTTCGGAACCGATCGCAATTCCAATCCGTTCTCCCGGTAAGCCAGCCTTGGATAAGCTCATACAGTGGATGATATTATCCCCAAATATCGGTGTCATTTCCGTAAAGTTCAAGGCCGGGAAGGGAGGCCCATACGCAGAATCAATTAATACAGGTACATCGTAATTTGCCGCCAAATCTGCGATTTTGCGTACTTCTTCATCGGTAAGGACGTTGCCCGTAGGATTGCAGGGACGGGAGAATAAAACGCAACCCGTACTTTCGTTAACTTCCAGTTGGCTAAAATCCGGGCGGTATTTGAAGCGATGGGCAGCCGCATCGATATCCAGTGTTGGTTTATACGCTAATAACGCCTGCGGCACTAAAGTCACGCCGCCATAACCGGTGTAATCTGGACTCAGGGGCAGAACGATTTGCTTTAATTCTCCAGTTGTGGTGTATCCGCCAAAAGCATTCGCGGCGTAGAAATAGAGACTTTGACTGCCAGGGGTAATCAGGATGTTGCGATTGGTGAGATTTAACCCATAGCGACGATTGAAATCGGTAGCTATTGCCTCAATTAACGGTTCGTAGCCTTGAGAATCACCGTAGCGGCAAACAACTTTACCGTATTCTGAACTATCTAGCAATTCTTTGGTGCAATCCCGCCACAGTTGTTCGACTTCCGGCAAAATGACGGGATTTCCAGGACTGAGATTGATGAACTCCTGCCCAGCACCTGCTTGTAAAGTTTCTTTGATATCTTTCATAATTGCCCGCACGCCGGTGAGGTGGGACATTCGATCGCCAAATTGAGTCAGGGCAGGGTTCATAGGAGCGGGGGAGTGGGGGAGTGGGGGAGTAGGGGAGGGGGAGAGTAGAGTAATTTCTTGACTCAAAACTCAACACCTTCTCATTCAAAGCCTCTTTTATCGATGCTAATCGATTAGTTTGGCAAAGTACATATGGACGAGAAACCGGGTTGCTTGCGGATCTCTAAACGTGAAAGCCTGGATTTTTCGTAAAGAAACGCGGTTTATCAAGTATCTCGCGTGCGGGCAAAAGTTTACAAAGCGATAAACTTTTTTAAGATTGGCTCGATCGAAATTGACTCAAAATAATAACCAAAAGGGTATAAAAAGAAACATTGCCTTGCTTTCTTTTCTTAGCTTAAACCAAAAGAAGCCCCACGTCCACTCACGAAGTGAGGCGTGGGATGAATTTTGGGGCTATGACGAATTGACCTCCGACTTATGTTAATCGTAAATTAACGCGGAAGTGAGGTCGATGAGGAATTGCCAAATTCTTTTGGTTGGGGTAAAGAGTCTATCAGTTCTTCTACTACTTGAGTCATCGTTTTATCTGACTGTACTGCATATAATTGCAACTTATTAAAACGACGTTCTGACATCCTTAATCTTAATTGTTTATTTTTCATTTTGGATACACAATGGTTACAT
This Aerosakkonema funiforme FACHB-1375 DNA region includes the following protein-coding sequences:
- a CDS encoding valine--pyruvate transaminase translates to MNPALTQFGDRMSHLTGVRAIMKDIKETLQAGAGQEFINLSPGNPVILPEVEQLWRDCTKELLDSSEYGKVVCRYGDSQGYEPLIEAIATDFNRRYGLNLTNRNILITPGSQSLYFYAANAFGGYTTTGELKQIVLPLSPDYTGYGGVTLVPQALLAYKPTLDIDAAAHRFKYRPDFSQLEVNESTGCVLFSRPCNPTGNVLTDEEVRKIADLAANYDVPVLIDSAYGPPFPALNFTEMTPIFGDNIIHCMSLSKAGLPGERIGIAIGSESAIQVVESFQTNMCIHSSRYGQAIATRAIASGMLANISETVIRPYYQKKFDVVENTLEQAMPKDLPWFLHRGEGAIFAWLWLENLPMTDWELYQQLKKVGVIVVPGSSFFPGLREDWQHKNECIRISLTATDEDIEVGMQRLAKVVQEVYSVVSA